In Nostoc sp. GT001, a genomic segment contains:
- a CDS encoding fasciclin domain-containing protein, with amino-acid sequence MANIIDTATNNGSFKTLVAAIQAAGLVDTLKGAGPFTVFAPTDEAFSKLPAGTVDALLKDPAKLKKILTYHVVSGKVLAADVVKLKTAKTVEGSDVKIDASNGVKINDATVATADVAADNGVIHVIDTVLIPA; translated from the coding sequence ATGGCCAACATAATTGACACTGCTACCAACAATGGTTCTTTCAAGACACTAGTTGCAGCAATCCAAGCGGCTGGTCTGGTAGATACACTTAAAGGCGCAGGCCCATTCACTGTCTTCGCACCCACTGACGAAGCGTTTAGCAAGCTTCCTGCTGGTACTGTAGACGCATTATTGAAAGATCCTGCAAAGCTCAAGAAAATCTTGACCTATCATGTTGTTTCAGGCAAGGTACTTGCTGCTGATGTAGTTAAGCTGAAGACAGCTAAAACAGTTGAAGGTTCAGATGTAAAAATTGACGCTTCTAATGGCGTTAAGATCAATGATGCAACAGTTGCAACAGCAGATGTTGCTGCTGATAACGGTGTCATCCACGTCATTGACACAGTTTTGATTCCTGCATAA
- a CDS encoding MbtH family protein: MSQMTSEDTTIYKVVVNHEEQYSIWPAERENALGWTDAGKSGLKSECLEYIKEVWTDMRPLSLRKQMEEAANKNR; encoded by the coding sequence ATGAGTCAAATGACTTCAGAAGATACAACAATTTATAAAGTTGTAGTCAATCATGAGGAACAATATTCTATTTGGCCTGCTGAACGAGAAAATGCTCTTGGTTGGACAGATGCGGGAAAAAGTGGACTTAAATCAGAATGTCTGGAATACATTAAAGAAGTATGGACTGATATGAGACCTTTAAGTTTGAGAAAACAAATGGAAGAGGCTGCTAATAAAAATCGGTAG
- a CDS encoding aminotransferase class III-fold pyridoxal phosphate-dependent enzyme: MNLPQVTLPQHSDNLTKLLAKAGLTNQQQEYLEYFINSYSDRTKTSKQISQNSRLFLSDDKNLGEFNLLLKEMYYPIVANRSFGSKIWDVDGNEYVDVMMGLGINLFGHNPSFIKEALITQMDKGIQIDPQSELVSEVAELISQLTGMERVCFSNTGTEAVMTAIRIARAVTGRNKIVIFSGSYHGHFDGTLVKGNNAENNQSAIPLSPGVLPNFVNDVLVLDYANPESLEIIKTHQQELAAVLVVPVQTSRPALQPKEFLYQLRELTQATEIALIFDEMVTGFRIHPGGAQAYFGVQADIATYGKIVGGGIPIGIIAGKSKYMDAIDGGVWNYGDDSYPQTKKTFFAGTFCKHPLAMAAAKAVLKYLQSEGLSLHQKLNERTTQFVTDLNNYFTSEKLPLKMANFGSLFGSASVELSEDNSTASVAMSLLKYHLLDKGVHLLGISGYLSTTHTDEDINYIIQAVKDSVEQLRSGGFLPPRLSV; encoded by the coding sequence ATGAATTTACCACAAGTTACATTACCTCAACATTCAGACAATCTAACTAAGCTGCTAGCTAAAGCAGGACTTACTAACCAGCAGCAAGAGTACTTAGAATATTTTATTAATAGCTACAGCGATCGCACAAAAACATCAAAGCAAATTTCTCAAAATTCTCGCCTATTTTTATCTGATGATAAAAATTTAGGAGAGTTTAATTTACTCTTGAAAGAAATGTATTATCCCATTGTTGCTAATCGATCTTTTGGTTCCAAAATATGGGATGTAGATGGTAATGAATATGTCGATGTAATGATGGGATTGGGAATTAATCTTTTTGGTCATAATCCATCTTTTATTAAAGAGGCTTTAATTACCCAAATGGATAAAGGAATTCAAATCGACCCACAATCAGAACTTGTTAGTGAAGTGGCTGAGTTAATTTCTCAACTTACTGGGATGGAACGGGTTTGTTTTAGCAATACAGGTACGGAAGCCGTAATGACTGCTATTCGCATTGCTAGAGCCGTTACAGGACGTAATAAAATCGTGATATTTTCTGGTTCTTATCATGGTCATTTTGATGGAACTTTAGTTAAAGGTAATAATGCAGAAAATAATCAATCTGCAATTCCATTATCACCAGGAGTATTACCAAATTTTGTTAATGATGTTTTGGTGTTAGATTATGCTAACCCAGAATCATTAGAAATTATCAAAACTCATCAACAAGAATTAGCAGCAGTTTTGGTAGTTCCTGTACAAACAAGTAGACCAGCTTTACAGCCAAAGGAATTTCTGTACCAATTACGGGAATTAACACAAGCAACTGAAATTGCTTTAATTTTTGATGAAATGGTTACAGGTTTTCGCATTCATCCTGGTGGCGCACAAGCATATTTTGGTGTACAAGCAGACATCGCTACCTACGGAAAAATTGTTGGGGGAGGAATACCCATTGGGATAATTGCTGGAAAAAGTAAATATATGGATGCAATTGATGGTGGTGTATGGAACTATGGCGATGATTCCTACCCTCAAACCAAAAAAACATTTTTTGCAGGTACTTTTTGTAAACATCCATTAGCAATGGCTGCTGCAAAAGCAGTACTCAAATATCTACAAAGTGAAGGTTTATCATTGCATCAGAAATTGAATGAACGTACAACACAATTCGTTACTGATTTGAATAATTATTTTACATCTGAAAAACTACCGCTAAAAATGGCTAACTTTGGTTCACTATTTGGTTCTGCATCTGTAGAACTTTCTGAAGACAATTCTACTGCTTCAGTTGCTATGAGCTTATTAAAATATCATCTGCTTGATAAAGGAGTTCACCTTTTAGGTATTAGCGGTTATTTATCTACAACCCATACAGATGAAGATATCAACTACATTATTCAAGCTGTTAAAGATAGCGTTGAACAACTGAGGTCTGGAGGTTTTTTACCTCCCCGTCTTTCTGTCTAA
- the sfsA gene encoding DNA/RNA nuclease SfsA → MIDWLYKYPPLYPGILLKRYKRFFADVQLTSGEIVTAHCPNTGPMTGVSTPLSAVQVSKSDNLNRKLAYTLELIQVHDNEPTWVGINTFLPNRVVKIALAKHLFPELGDYSQIKGEVVYGLDKKSRVDFFLTGSDEERPIYLEVKNTTLSEGRLALFPDTETTRGQKHLRELMALLPLTRAVMLYFINRGDCIEFSPGDRTDPIYGKLLRDAIALGLEVLPCRFDISPEGIRYLGLAKLKI, encoded by the coding sequence ATGATAGATTGGCTTTACAAGTACCCACCTTTGTATCCCGGTATTCTACTCAAGCGTTACAAGCGGTTTTTTGCTGACGTTCAACTTACTTCTGGCGAAATAGTGACAGCACACTGTCCTAATACAGGGCCAATGACTGGAGTATCGACACCTCTAAGTGCAGTACAGGTTTCCAAAAGCGATAATCTTAACCGCAAATTGGCTTACACTCTAGAACTAATTCAGGTACATGACAATGAGCCGACTTGGGTAGGCATAAATACTTTTTTGCCCAATCGGGTGGTAAAGATAGCTTTGGCGAAACATCTTTTTCCAGAATTGGGCGACTACAGCCAAATCAAGGGCGAGGTAGTTTATGGGTTAGATAAAAAAAGTCGAGTGGATTTTTTCTTGACGGGGAGTGATGAGGAACGCCCGATTTATTTAGAAGTGAAAAATACAACTTTGTCAGAAGGAAGATTAGCTTTATTTCCTGACACGGAGACTACAAGAGGGCAAAAGCACTTGCGAGAACTGATGGCGCTGTTACCTTTGACTCGTGCAGTGATGCTTTACTTTATCAATCGCGGTGATTGCATCGAGTTTTCCCCTGGCGATCGCACAGATCCTATATATGGTAAATTATTGCGGGATGCGATCGCTCTCGGTTTAGAAGTCTTACCTTGCCGTTTTGACATTTCCCCCGAAGGTATCCGTTATTTGGGTTTGGCAAAACTAAAAATTTGA
- a CDS encoding class I SAM-dependent methyltransferase — translation MNTTTLSASYDPLARVYNDDWALGVLQETLPALEKLILPNLAKDAHILDLGCGTGQLAQKLLNKGYKVTGIDASEGMLRYARENAPGAELIFNDVRLIDFSANFDAVISIGVLNHIMTLEDLTSVFHKVYQTLLPNGVFVVYLFLEEEYKFNWDGKATGNVKEDYAWATRNSYNSEAKVASINLTIFSLIEQAWQRLDSTILEKCYSKEEVISALETAGFGDISIYDAHRDLEISPMPGSTYFVCYKPVQVDR, via the coding sequence ATGAATACCACAACTCTTTCTGCTAGTTATGATCCTCTTGCACGTGTATATAACGATGATTGGGCTTTAGGAGTTCTCCAAGAGACACTACCAGCTTTAGAAAAATTAATATTACCAAACTTAGCCAAGGATGCACATATTCTTGATCTTGGTTGTGGCACAGGACAATTAGCACAAAAGCTACTCAACAAAGGCTATAAAGTAACAGGAATTGATGCTTCTGAAGGAATGTTACGCTATGCGCGGGAGAATGCACCCGGTGCAGAATTAATTTTTAATGATGTACGCCTTATTGATTTTTCTGCTAATTTTGATGCAGTAATTTCAATTGGTGTTCTCAATCATATAATGACCCTTGAAGATTTGACTAGTGTATTTCATAAGGTTTATCAGACTCTATTACCAAATGGTGTTTTTGTAGTCTATTTGTTTTTGGAAGAGGAATATAAGTTTAATTGGGACGGTAAAGCTACTGGCAATGTGAAAGAAGATTATGCATGGGCGACTCGCAATAGCTACAATTCGGAAGCTAAAGTAGCTTCCATTAATTTGACTATATTCTCACTGATAGAGCAAGCATGGCAGCGTTTAGATAGCACTATTCTAGAGAAATGTTATAGCAAAGAAGAGGTTATATCTGCTTTGGAAACTGCTGGATTCGGCGACATTAGCATTTATGATGCCCATCGAGATTTAGAAATATCTCCGATGCCTGGTAGTACTTATTTTGTCTGCTACAAACCTGTGCAAGTTGATAGGTAA